The genomic window ACCACTATATAAATGTAAAATGTCTTCTCTCCCCCTTTAGAGGCATCTTCTATATCTCTCAAGGCAGTGAGCATCAGAGCAAGCAATTTGTTCTTGCCATTGATTGCATGCTTTTTAATAAAACTGGTAACCTCAGTCTCAAACTAACAGCACTGAGGTATTACAGTTTGGCAGGCCATATTGATTTTCTGGAGGCTTCCCTTATTTTCTTGATTGTAAGCTATTTAATGAGTGTTTGCATCAAAAGGTATGAACGGAGAAGTGCAGTGCAGAGAGGACATTTTCTGGGATTGGATAATAAATATGTAAATCCTTAAAGGCTGCCAATCTCAAACCATTTTAGTGACTGTGTTTTCACTGGGCACATGTATTAACTTTAATTGACTGGAACTTTATAGCAGAGTAAAAAGTGGAGGCCAGCATTGATAAGGTAGGAATCAAGTTGGATTGTGGTTTCACGAGGAGCGGTGGTGTTGACATCCCTGAGCATAGGAAGTAAACTTGTGCATAGCAGTAATCTCCAGGGTTAATACCACTAAATAGAATCAGTCAATAAGTGAGACACTGTCATATGAATGAAAATGTATTTGCTCCTTTGGCCCTTAGCCCGTTCTTTGTGGCCTTGATGAAACTAGGTAGAACATTACCCAGTCAGAAGTCAGGGCTGGCCAGGTAGTCTTGTGAGCATGTCAACTTCTCCTACTAGTCAGCATCAACAAATACTTGATTCAGCATTAAATCATTTATACCAGCTCTGAAAAGGTCATTAACCTGAAagtttaactgtttctctctccacagatgctgctcgacctgctgaatatttccagaatTATGGTTATAATTCACATTACTGTCAGCTGTGGTGTTTTGCTTTCATGTTAGTTTTAAGGGGGCTAGAAAGAATAACATTTTAATTCAAATTGAAGAAGTCTAAACTAGTGCAAGAACAAAGTCATTCAGCACAAGCATCAACCCAAATCTTGATCTGAATATACTTAAGCAAGTGATGccgagattttttaaaaaaggagtaTGCCGTTCAGATAAAGGTTCAGTTATGGTCCTCCTGAATGATGAaaaaggctcgaagggccaaatggtctacttctgtgcCTAGTATCATCTTTTTTAATGTCAGCAATTTTTAATAAGTGTTTCAAAATAGTCCCTGTAATGCAGTAGCTGTGTGTGGCAATATTATCTGTCAGAGGACAGGACAACAGGGTCTGATTCCTCTTCAACTCAACAGGAAATAATAAACCAAACAAGAAAATCTAAAATCAAACTGACATTAAAAACTGaatgttttttaaaatgaaaatttaTATTTACACAATAATATTTTGTGATATTTCAAAATGAAATCTATTTGGTACAAAAAAATGCTGCCTTTTGAGGTCTCTGACTAATGTGTACAGGAATGATTTGATAAATCACACTGCTCAACATTACACAAAAGTGAGGTGATTCTGTTGTAATAGACTTTTGATTACCCTGGATAATTAAAGCTATTTGATTTTAAGAACCTTTGTTCAATATAAACATTAACGTTTCAACTGCACAAACAGACTAACAGAACTTCTGTTCACGACAACACTATTTAAAACGAAAACAGATTCTGTATTTAACacagaaaataaaataaatctcttaaatagaaagaaagaatattaaGTAACCTTGCTACAAGACACTTTTAGGTCTATGCTGTAGGCAGCTCAGGTAAGGCGAGGTCACAACAGGACAAAGATTGTTTCATTAAGACAATCATAATGCAAACCATTTGGTTGATGGGAGGAAGGCGAGGGGATGAGATTCAGTAACTGAATTGGTGGCATGCAAAACAACAACCTTTGAATTAATCCAGTGCAGTGACGATTTGGCGGCTCTTTTCAATAAATCGCTGAAAAAAAGTTAAATGTTTTAGAAAGCTGTCCAATTGTTTGGAAGATTTATACCCCTGTCTGCCCCTCCTCCCAGTTCCAACAGTGTCTACTTGCTGTAACCTCCTCTGAACCGAGACCACCAAAATATCTCTAAATCTGTCAAAGGAAAAGGTCGACGTACAGTTTTGttttgaagaaaaataaaaacCCTCTTTATCCCTCGGGGGGGGATTGCAGTCAAGATGGTGAGAAGCGGCGGCGCAGGGGAGGAGAGTGTCTTTCCACCTGAAACTTTTTGAGATAATGTTCTCTCCAGACACACATGGATGAGAACTGACTTGCTGCGCATTCCTAGCCCCCGCCGATACTGGTTCACACTCGCAACATCCCGCTTGCAAAGCGGAGCCAGCAAGGACTGAGCAGCATTTCTCCGGACGGGAGTAGGTTAGCGGTGCCTTCCTTCTTTCCCCAGCCCTCCCTCGGTCAGTGTCCGCTCGCCTACACCAGCTCGGCTGCGGTGCACTCCCGGGCTCGCTTGCAGCCGTACAGCCACTTGATGACCCGGGCGTTGCGCTCGATGACCGACAGGCTGGACGCCGGCGGGCGCTCGCCCAGCGCTTCCTCGAGCGGCCGCTGGTCCTCCTGGGCGCTGTGGCGGGAGAAGTCGCTGTCCGAGTCGGGCGCGCTGACGCTGCGCACGCGCACGGTGACCGCGGTGTCGGAGGCCGAGGTGAAGTTCTCGCGGCCCAGGTCGTCGATGACCTCGGGCTCCAGGCCGCAGTACCTGAAGAAGCTGTCGAACTCGGAGAAGGCCCTCGAGTAGCGGGAGCTGATGTCGGACTGGGAGCGGTGCAGGCCCTTGCTGGCCCGCCGCTGGCACGGGGCCGGCCTGTGTGCCGGGGGCATGAGCGAAGCCGCTGGCGGTGGCGGTGTCGGTGGGGGTGGCCGCTCCTCCTCCACCTGGTCCCCGCAGCCCGTGTCCCCCGGCCCTCCACCCTCCTTGATGATGACCTTGGGCACCTCGGGCGATGCCGGCGGCGGCGGCTGTTGCTTGTCCCTGATGGAGCCCCCCTGGAAGAGCCTGCGGACCAGGCTCTGGTTAGCGGCCCGGACCCCGCCGCCGCCGCCTCCTCCCGAGCCCTTGACGACCTCGTACTTCTGCCGGTAGATGACCAGCGAGTCCGGCCTCATTTGCCTCTTGGAGCGGCGGATGGCGGTGCTGCCGTCCCGCTGTAAGGGAGCGTGCGGGAGCTGGTTGCCGCCCGGGGAGTCTGCCGCCGGCTTGTCGCCTCGTCCTCCCGGGCAGCTCTCCAtgctccctcctcctcctcctccgctgctgctgctgctgctgcccccCGAGGCCTCGCTGCCGGAGCGGGcctccctctccccgtccccctgaCCGCCTGCCACCAGCTGCGGGCTCTTCACGTACTTGCCCTTGTCGGCCGCCAGCCTCTCCACGGCGCTCAGGCGGCCCCGGCGGTTGCCCTCCATCTGCCTCCGGAGGTAGCCGGGCCCCTTGTTGAGGATTCTCAGGGGCAGCGAGGCGCTCAGCACCGGGGGCTGCGAGATGTCAGTCGGCATTTCACTCACAACGCCTGGGGACCCAGCCTGGGAAACacacggagtgtgtgtgtgtgtggggggggggggggggggaagagcccCACTGCTCGACAAGGGACCCCCGTCACTCAACTCGGGAGAAGAAAATAACGAGAgtgagaaaaaaaagtcaactCTCTGTCCCGCAAAATGTTCAAACCTTGACGTTGTTGATGGTGATCCCCCCCTGGAAGACGCGCACACGGAGGTGTCAGGGAGACGCACTGATCATGGACTGACTTCAAACAACACTTGTCATCAACACTGACCACTTTTACTGAACCTTTCGACTGAATCCACCTTGCTGTTGTGGAATTGCCCGTCCCACTATAAGACAACAAATCATGTTTGAGTAGCCGAGCTCCTGACATCATGTGGGAGCAGGCTGTGTGTCATAGAACACCTACCTATCAACGTTACACAGCCCCGAGCAAGGACAAACACTAATTAATGTTTATTTGAAATACGCTAAACctctctttttttcctctctctccctctctttatttccttcttttctccttctcctCGAAATGGAATCTTATCAGCAAAACGATAAATTCATTAAGAGTTTGCAAACTACTGAAAAAAAATCGCACTGTCTTGAAGATAAAAATAAAAGTTAAAAGTTAAGGATATGAATAGGGTGAGATACTGTGACCGTGTTAATGTTTGTACCAGATAATTTTTCAGGACTGTTAACCCATTAAAAAATTAGCACATACATTATAATAACCAAGGAATTTCATTAACACGTTTGTCGGACTATGATGTAACGAATTCACTCCGCAGGGAGAAGTGTATTTCCTAGGGTTCTGACAGAATAATGTGTTCAGTCTTTAATTCTTCAGCGAGGGGGCATTTTGAATTtttcgggggtgggggggcagggggTCGACTAGTTCGGATCTTAGTTAGTTTTGCTTTCTAATCAGTTCTACTGGAATCGACAGAATAGTCAATGTGTCAAACATTGTGCAGAGAACTGCAAGCGAACAGCAAGTTAACTGGGAACGAAAAACCCGACCCATTTCGGTTTGGACTCCTTGAGATCGCTATCTGATCATTAAACCATACTTCGTGTTGGAAAATGCTCGCACACATGTTCATTACTGTTTTAAGATTTCTCTTGATCGTTATTTTTGACGAAATCAGAAGGCAATCTTTATAACTTGTATCCAAAGGAAATCCTCTCTCAGTAAATAACTTGACTGTGGTGCCCCCATGCGTGAATTGCCCGCTCAAATTATTAGCGTTTCGATATAGCGCGAATAAAAACAATTTTTCCATTTAAAGTCACGTGTGAAAATGCGGGAACTTGAGCAAGTAC from Chiloscyllium punctatum isolate Juve2018m chromosome 3, sChiPun1.3, whole genome shotgun sequence includes these protein-coding regions:
- the fam110c gene encoding protein FAM110C, with the protein product MPTDISQPPVLSASLPLRILNKGPGYLRRQMEGNRRGRLSAVERLAADKGKYVKSPQLVAGGQGDGEREARSGSEASGGSSSSSSGGGGGGSMESCPGGRGDKPAADSPGGNQLPHAPLQRDGSTAIRRSKRQMRPDSLVIYRQKYEVVKGSGGGGGGGVRAANQSLVRRLFQGGSIRDKQQPPPPASPEVPKVIIKEGGGPGDTGCGDQVEEERPPPPTPPPPAASLMPPAHRPAPCQRRASKGLHRSQSDISSRYSRAFSEFDSFFRYCGLEPEVIDDLGRENFTSASDTAVTVRVRSVSAPDSDSDFSRHSAQEDQRPLEEALGERPPASSLSVIERNARVIKWLYGCKRARECTAAELV